The Cytobacillus oceanisediminis genomic interval CTGTTGAATATGGCCTGATTGATGAAGTAGGCGGGGTAGGGCCTGCGCTGGCAAAGCTGAATGAGCTGATTGATATGAATAAACCCAAAGAAGAAGTGATGGTTCAATGATCCTATATACCATGATGCCACAGGAACTCATTTATCAAAATGAGCAGGATGATTTTGGAAAACAGAAAATTGTGTCATATGAAGGAATTCCCCTACTAGTTGAAATGAATGCAGGACAGGAATGCCGTATCTTAAGAATCATGAGCAGTGACCCTACCCATTATATGGATGAAAGATATACTCCCGGGTCCATGATCACTTTAACTCAGTTAAGCTGAGAAATACATTTAAAAAACAACTTAATTAAGAATCGATATGATATAATAAAAGTAACTTTAGAAGCAGCCAAAAAATGGCTGCTTCTTCTTTCATAGCAGACATGATGTATTACATAATGAGATTTTGATGATGCTGTTAATAAGAACAATGATAAGGTGATAAAATGGCCAAAAGAAAGAAAAGAAAATCTAAAAAAAACGAAACATTGAAACGGACAATGAAATTTGAACTTATTGCGCTGATCATACTGGCACTTGCTGTAATATCAATCGCTAAGCTTGGAGCGGTCGGCAAAGCAACCGTGCTTTTTTTCCGTTTCTTTATGGGAGAATGGTACATGCTCAGCCTGATAGGGTTAGTCATCTTTTCAGGTTACCTGATGTGGAAGAGGGCTCTTCCCTACCTATTCCACACTAAATTAATTGGTATTTATCTCATCATCAGCTCCCTGCTGCTGTTAAGCCATGTCACATTATTTCAGCTTCTCTCAAATGGAGGGAAATTTGATGATCCAAGTGTGATAGCCAATACATGGGAATTATTCAGGATGGAAGTCCGGGGAGAAACAAGCACAACCGATTTAGGCGGAGGAATGCTGGGGGCTATTTTTTTCGCACTGTTTTATTATCTTTTTGATGAGGCAGGTTCAAAGATTGTAGCCTTTTTATTAATTATTATCGGTTTTGTACTCATTACAGGAAAAACCTTCGGAGATGCTGCCGGAAAAATGATGGCCGCAATGCTGAATTTCTGCAAAAAACAATGGGCTGCTTTTATAGATGATATGAAAGAATGGAAACAAAAAAGCAGAGACAGACGAGAAGAAAGGCAGTCGAGAAGAGAAGAAGAACAGCAGGCTATCCAGCACGAAGAAGAATCTGAGACTGTTATAACCATCAATAATTCTGTTGAACCGGTATCTGAACCGGCGCCAGAACCGATTATTTCAAGCTTTGCCGAAAGAGCTTATCAGGAAGATCCTCGGGAAGCCGCTTCTAATCAGCCTCAGGAAGCAGCAGAGACTGAGCCGGAGGATGAGAATGCACCGCCAATTACGTTTACTGAAGTGGAAAACAAAGACTATGAGCTGCCGCCAATCAGACTTTTGAAATTGCCAAGGCAAACCGATCAAAGCGGTGAGTATGAGCTTATCCATGCGAATGCGGCTAAGCTCGAAAGAACATTTCAGAGTTTTGGGGTAAAAGCGAGAGTGACACAGGTTCATTTAGGACCGGCTGTTACAAAATATGAGGTACATCCCGATGTTGGGGTAAAGGTCAGCAAAATCGTTAGTCTGAATGATGATTTGGCATTGGCACTGGCAGCAAAGGATATACGGATAGAAGCACCAATCCCAGGTAAATCTGCCATTGGAATTGAGGTCCCTAATTCTGAAGTGGCCATGGTTTCTCTAAGGGAAGTTATTGAATCCAAGCAAAATGACAAACCTGACTCCAAGCTTCTGATCGGGCTTGGCCGTGATATCACCGGGGAAGCTGTCCTCGCAGAACTTAACAAAATGCCCCACCTACTTGTTGCCGGTGCGACAGGAAGCGGGAAGAGTGTGTGTATTAACGGAATTATTACCAGCATTTTGATGAGGGCAAAACCTCATGAAGTAAAATTAATGATGATCGACCCTAAAATGGTGGAATTGAATGTATATAATGGGGTGCCGCATTTGCTGGCGCCGGTTGTGACAAATCCGAAGAAAGCAGCTCAGGCGCTGCAAAAAGTCGTCAGTGAGATGGAAAGGCGCTATGAGCTTTTCTCCCATACTGGCACAAGAAATATCGAAGGCTACAATGAGTATGTAAAAAGGCATAATGCCGAAGAGAAAGCACAGCAGCCCCTTCTGCCTTACATTGTGGTCATAGTGGACGAGCTTGCAGATTTAATGATGGTAGCGTCCTCCGATGTCGAAGATGCAATCACGCGCCTTGCTCAAATGGCAAGGGCAGCAGGCATTCATTTAATCATCGCAACCCAGCGTCCGTCAGTAGACGTTATCACAGGTGTAATCAAAGCGAATATACCATCAAGGATTGCATTTGCCGTTTCATCCATGACGGATTCCAGAACCATTTTGGATATGGGCGGTGCGGAAAAACTACTTGGAAGAGGAGATATGCTCTTCCTGCCTGTAGGTGCTTCCAAGCCAGTCCGTGTACAGGGTGCCTTCCTGTCTGATGAAGAAGTCGAAGAGATAGTGGATTTCGTCATCGGTCAGCAGAAGGCACAATATCAGGAAGAGATGATTCCAGAGGATATCCCTGAAGCGGCAGGAGAAGTGGATGATGATCTTTATGAAGAAGCTGTTGAATTGATTCTGGAAATGCAGACTGCTTCTGTATCCATGCTTCAAAGGAGATTCAGGATCGGCTATACCAGGGCTGCAAGGCTGATTGACGAAATGGAAGCAAGGGGCATTGTCGGTCCATATGAAGGCAGCAAGCCAAGAGCTGTGCTGCAGGGCAAGCCTTCTGAAGAAGCAAGCTCCTAAATTTTATAAGCATGACACATTAAAAAATGGCCAGTCTTCAGACGGCCATTTTTTTATGCTTTTAGAAGATATATGCCTAAAAAATGACGGCAGCAAAAAAAGGTATGTAAATATGCCATACTACTAAAAACGCTTACATAAAATGAAAGAGGTATGGTACTTTCAACTCATCACAAAATAGGATTTTATGCCAGGTGCATTTTTCACCAAAAATCAAAATGTAATCGTTTTCAAAGTAGTATTATACCAGAAAAAAGGAATTGGTACAGAGGGATTCACAAACATTTTGTTCTTTTCACCTTTTTTCGACAAATTGATAAATTTCTATTTCTTTATTGGGTAAAAAGTGTTATAGTATTTTCGATTAGTAGGAATGATTGAACATCAGAGGTCTGATGTCTTGAGAACTGAAGTTGGAGGAACCCTGCATGTCTATTAAGTCAGATAACCGGCATTTATATTTGCAAGTCATCGATCGATTAAAACAAGACATTGAAGATGGAGTGTATAAAGAAAAAGAAAAACTTCCGTCCGAATTTGATCTTGCCAAACAGCTTGGTGTTAGCAGAGCTACACTGAGGGAGGCGTTGCGCATTCTTGAAGAAGAAAACGTAATTATCCGCCGTCACGGTGTAGGCACCTTTGTCAATGCAAAGCCGCTTTTTACATCAGGCATCGAACAGCTTAATAGTGTCACAAATATGATTTTGCAGGCAGGGATGAAGCCGGGAACCGTTTTCTTAAGTTCTGTAACTATGGGACCGACTGAAGATGATATCCGCAGATTCTCATGTTCGTTAGACCAGGAGATTGCCGTGATTGAGCGGGTAAGAACTGCAAATGGTGAACCGGTCGTTTATTGTGTGGATAAAGTTCCTGAGAATATTCTTCCGGACACATTTTCCCACGAACAAGAGTCGATCCTCAACATGCTTGAAGAAGAGGCAAACCGGAAAATCACCTATGCTGTTGCCCAAATCGAGCCTATTGGCTATCACGAGAAAATTTCTCCTATTCTGGAATGTGACCCGGAAACCGCATTGCTTGTATTGAAGCAGATGCATTTCGATGAAGCGGATACTCCGATTCTCTATTCGGTCAATTATTTCAGAGCTGATAAGTTCAGTTTCCATGTCCTCAGAAAGAGAATCTAGCTTTTGGGGGATACACGAAAACACAATCATTCATTCCGCTAATGCAAAATCAATTTCTTAGGGGGTACCAACCTTGAAAAAGCGTAAATTTGGATTGGCGCTATCTTTAGTTCTTGCTGCTGGAACGATTCTGGGTGCTTGCGGCAAAAGTGAAGAAAAAGGCGGAGAAACAGCTGGCGGAGACGAAAAAGAAAAAGCATTCTCTGTAGCGATGGTAACAGATGTCGGCGGTGTAGATGATAAATCATTTAACCAATCTGCCTGGGAAGGTTTACAGGCATTTGGTGAAGAAAATGGCCTTGAAAAAGGAAAAGGCGGATTTGACTATCTTCAATCACAGTCAGATGCTGACTATTCTACAAACCTTAATACATTAGCTCGTCAAGATTTTAATCTTGTTTTTGGTATCGGCTTCCTAATGGAAGGTGCGATCAATGAGATTGCTCAACAGCAAAAGGATGCGCATTTCGGTATCGTTGACGCGGTTGTCGATCAGCCAAACGTAGCAAGCATCATGTTCAAAGAGCAGGAAGCTGCATTCCTTGCAGGTGTTGCTGCAGCCAAAGCAACTAAAGAAAACAAAATTGGTTTCATCGGCGGTATGGAAATACCGGTTATCGAGCGTTTCGAATCTGGATTCCTAGCTGGTGTTCAAGCGGTAAACCCTGATATTAAAGTAGAAGTTCAATATGCTGGAGCATTTGATAAAGCTGAATTAGGTCAGACAATTGCTTCTAAAATGTACTCTTCTGGCGTAGACGTAATCTTCCACGCTGCTGGCGGAACAGGAAACGGTCTATTCAAGGAAGCTCGTGACCTTAAAAAGAAAGACCCGGCAAGAGAACTTTGGGCAATTGGTGTTGACTCAGACCAGACAGCTGAAGGTGTAGTTGAAATCGATGGCAAAGAGCACAATGTAATCCTTACATCTGCACTTAAGCGTGTAGACAATGCTGTTAAGGACCTTTCTACAAAGGCAAAAGACGGCAGCTTCCCTGGCGGAGAAACGACTACTTACGGATTGGCTGAAGACGGTGTAGGCCTTGCTCCTATCAATCCGGAAGTATCTGCAAAAGCAGAAATCGAAGGTGCAGTTAAAGAATGGCAGGAAAAGATCAAGAGTGGTGACCTGACTGTTCCATCTACAAAAGATGAACTGGCTTCTTTCTCAGCTGAATAATTAACTTACAAGGAATAAGCAGGTTGCACTGCGGCCTCTTATTCCTTTTTTAAAAAAATTAAAAGTTTAATTGAAGGACAGAAAGAATTCTGTATTTCACTTAGATTTTTAGTTCCTTTATATTTTACTATTCTTTAAAGGGAACTTGGCGTTTTGGCCAGGTTTTTCTAAGAATTGCCAAGGTCTGACCTCTTACTACTAATGATTTCCTTATATTTTGAGCAAGGAGTGAAACAAATGGATTATGTTATTGAAATGCTCAACATCCGCAAGGAGTTTCCTGGAATCGTAGCCAATGATAATATCACGCTTCAGCTGAAACCAGGTGAAATTCATGCGCTGCTTGGCGAAAACGGTGCGGGCAAATCAACATTGATGAACGTCCTTTTTGGCTTATATCAGCCTGAAAAGGGTGATATAAAAGTTAAAGGAAAACCGGTGCGCATCACCGATCCAAATATAGCAAACGACTTGGGCATCGGGATGGTTCACCAGCACTTTATGCTAGTAGACCGTTTCACCGTCACTGAAAATATTATTCTAGGAAAAGAAACGACTAAAAGCGGAAAAATAGATATTAAAAAAGCTGAGAAGGAAGTCAGGGAAATTTCCGAGCGATATGGACTTGCTGTAGACCCTCAGGCGAAAATTTCAGATATTTCTGTAGGTATGCAGCAGAGGGTGGAGATTTTAAAGACCCTGTATCGGGGAGCAGAAATCCTTATTTTTGATGAGCCTACAGCTGTTCTGACTCCACAGGAAATTAAAGAGCTTATTCAGATCATGAAAACCTTAATCCAGGAAGGCAAATCTATTATTTTAATCACCCACAAGCTGAAGGAAATTATGGAAGTTTGTGATCGTGTAACGGTTATCCGCAAAGGGGTAGGTATCGGTACGGTTAATGTCAGCGAAACGAACCCTAATGAACTTGCCAGCTTAATGGTGGGAAGGGAAGTTACTTTTAAAACGGATAAAACAGACTCGAAACCGCAGGAGCAAGTGCTTGAAATTCAGGATTTACATGTAAAAGATTCCCGAGGGCTTGGCGTGGTTAATAAACTTAACCTTAATGTACGGGCCGGGGAAATTGTCGGTATTGCCGGTGTAGACGGAAATGGACAGTCTGAGTTAATAGAAGCAATCACAGGCTTGAGGAAGTCTGAAAGCGGTTCAATTAAATTGAATGGCAAGGAAATTATGAATATGTCTCCGCGTAAGGTAACGGAGAAGGGGGTAGGGCATATCCCTCAGGACCGTCATAAGCATGGACTTGTCCTCGATTTTCCTATTGGAGAGAATATGGTTCTGCAAACCTATTACAAAGCTCCATTCTCTAAAAAAGGTGTTCTGAACTTTAAAGAAATCTACAGCAAAGCAAAAAAGCTGATTAAAGAATTCGATGTCAGAACCCCAAGTGAATATACACTTGCAAGGGCACTTTCTGGAGGTAACCAGCAGAAAGCCATAATCGGACGTGAAATTGACCGCAATCCAGATCTCCTGATCGCTGCTCAGCCGACACGCGGATTGGATGTTGGAGCGATTGAATACATTCACAAGCGTCTGATTGAACAGCGTGACCAGGGGAAAGCAGTGCTGCTTATTTCATTCGAATTGGAAGAAATTATGAATGTCAGCGACCGTATTGCTGTTATTTATGAGGGTGAAATTGTAGCAGTAGTTGACCCGAAACAAACAACTGAACAAGAATTAGGTTTATTGATGGCCGGTTCTAAACGGAAGGAAGCGGGTGGCGAAAACCATGTCTAATCGCATGAAGAATATTGTCGTACCTCTAGTTGCCGTTCTGCTAGGTGTATTAGTAGGTACAATCATTATGATAGCAACAGGGTATAATGCCGGATCTGCATTTATTGCCCTATGGAACGGTGCTTTCGGAGAAATCTACTACACTGGTGAAGTAGTCAGACAGGTGACTCCATATATTCTTGCCGGTTTGGCAGTTGCATTTGCTTTCCGTACAGGCTTATTTAACATCGGAGTTGAAGGACAGCTGATCGTCGGATGGCTCGCAGCTGTTTGGGTAGGAGTTGCATTTGAACTTCCAAAGTTCATCCATCTGCCGCTCGCTGTTCTTGCAGCTGCAGCAGCGGGTGCGCTATGGGCATTCATTCCAGGACTGCTGAAAGCCAAGTTTAAAGTTCATGAAGTAATTGTCACGATCATGATGAACTATGTGGCATTGCATGTAACGAACTATATAATCCGTACGGTTCTTTCAGAAAAAAGTGACCGTACTGAGATGATTGCAGACTCTGCATCACTGCGTTCCCCATTTCTTGAGGGATTAACTGATTATTCTCGTCTGCACTGGGGAATTTTAATTGCTTTAGCTTGTGTGTTTATTATGTGGTTCCTATTAGAAAAAACATCAAAGGGATACGAATTGCGCGCTGTAGGCTTTAATCAGCATGCATCTGAATATGCAGGCATGAGCGTCAGTAAAAACATAATTCTTTCAATGGTCATCTCAGGAGCATTTGCTGGTCTTGCAGGTGCGATGGAAGCTTTGGGTACATTCGGATACGCTGCCATCAAGGGCGGTTTTACCGGTGTAGGATTTGACGGGATCGCAGTTGCACTTCTAGGCGGTAACGGTCCAATCGGAATTATTTTTGCAGCATTGCTATTCGGAAGCTTGAAGGTCGGCGCCTTAAACATGCCGCTTGAAGCTGGAGTCCCAAATGAACTGGTAGATATTATCATTGCTCTTATTGTGTTCTTTGTTGCAGCAAGCTATATGATTCGCATCTTTATTGACCGTATCAGCAAAAAGGGGGTGAAGTAAGTGGGCTTAATGGAGATCCTATTAATTATTATTCCATCAACTTTGCTTTGGGCAGCCCCGCTTATTTTCACTGGATTGGGCGGAAACTTTTCAGAAAGCTCCGGTGTTGTAAATATCGGTTTAGAAGGCTTGATGGTAATTGGAGCATTCACTGCCATTGTCTTTAACCTTACGTTCGTAGATGTATTTGGCAGCATGACGCCATGGGTAGCATTACTCGCAGCTATGGTTGTCGGAGCGCTTTTATCCATCCTGCATGCTGTTGCTTCTATTACGTTTAGAGCAGACCAGGTAGTCTCCGGTGTTGCGATTAACCTTCTGGCAATTGGAGCTGCACTGTTCCTGGTTAAATTCATTTATGGGAAAGGCCAGACGGATATCATTCAAAAAGGTTTCAGCAAGGTGGATATACCATTTTTAAGCGATTTACCTTTAATCGGAAAACTTTTTTTCTCAAACACATACTATACTTCATTTGCAGCGATTGCCGTTGCATTTCTTGCCTGGTTTGTGATGTTTAAAACTCCATTCGGACTAAGGCTGAGGGCGGTTGGTGAACACCCAATGGCTGCCGATACAATGGGTATTAATGTTACCAGAATGAGATACATTGGGGTATTAATCTCCGGTGCCCTAGCAGGAATTGGCGGCGGTGTGTATGCGCAATCCATTTCTTCAGATTTCGGCCATGCAACGATCAGCGGCCAGGGCTTTATGGCATTGGCAGCATTGATCTTTGGTAAATGGCATCCGCTTGGTGTTATGGGTGCGGCTTTATTCTTTGGATTTGCGCAAAGCTTGAGTATCATTGGCTCAAGCCTTCCATTCCTGGAGAATATTCCAAATGTATATCTTCTCATTGCACCATATGTTTTAACGATTCTGGCATTAACTGGTTTCATAGGACGCGCTGATGCTCCAAAAGCATCTGGTACTCCATATATAAAAGGAAAACGCTAAACAGCAAAGCCTCATTTCATTTAGAAATGGGGCTTTTTATTGCTCATTGAAATCCTGTCTTCTTGTCTTTTGTTCCTCATTTGGAGATATGCAGTTAATCCGCAAGCATTCATCGGCATAACTTCCCGATTTTCTTATATATAACCTTCCATTACAGCCAATAACTTGAAATAAAGAAATAGGGCAAGGTATAGTAAGAATATGATTTAATACAAAGGATATTATAGAAGATAGCAGCAAAGTGCTTACATATAGGGGATGTTCCCTATTCTTCATATTGACCGTACTTTGGACTCATCAATCTACCGACAGGAGGAAAAGAAATGGCTGTAATCTCTGAATCCGTAAAAGCCATGAATGGCTATAAGCTTCATGTAGTTAAAACAGAGAAATATAAAACCAATACACTGGTTTGGAAAATGAAAGCCCCGCTTGAAAAGGATACTGTTACATTAAGATCTTTATTGCCGCATGTCCTGCAAAGCAGCAGTTCGTCTTACCCTGCAACCGGAAAGCTACGCTCTTATCTTGATGAACTATATGGTGCAACTCTTTTTGTGGATTTGGCGAAAAAGGGCGAGTATCATGTCATTACCATTTCAGTTGAAATTGCGAATGAGCAGTTTCTTTCAGACCCGACTCCTCTATTGAAAAAAGCGTTCCAATTTTTATCGGAGATCCTGACTAAGCCAAATGTGCAAGGCGGTGCTTTTGACCAGGATACGGTTGAAAAAGAGAAAAGGACGCTGAAACAGCGAATTCAATCCGTTTATGATGATAAAATGCGCTATTCCAATTTCCGGCTGGTACAGGAAATGTGCAAAGATGAGCCTTATGCGCTGCATGTGAATGGTGAGAAAGAAGATGTGGACAAAATTACGCCTGATAGCCTTTATGAATATTATCAGCAGGCAATGGCGCAGGATGAGCTTGATTTATATGTTATAGGTGATGTGGATGAGGCGGATGCCGAATCCTACGCAGGTGAACTTTTATCTTTTGAGGAAAGAACACCTCAGACAGCGCCGGCATCTGCAGGAAGGGCCAAGGAATCTGTTAATGAAGTCAGGGAAGAACAGGATGTGAAGCAGGGGAAACTTAATATCGGCTACCGGACAAATGTCGTTTACGGAGATCCTGATTATTATGCCCTTCAGGTATTCAATGGAATTTTCGGAGGTTTTTCTCACTCAAAATTGTTCTTGAATGTCCGCGAAAAAGCCAGTCTCGCATACTATGTAGCCAGCCGCCTTGAAAGCCATAAAGGCTTAATGATGGTTATGTCGGGAATCGATAACAGTAATTATGACCAGGCAGTGAATATTATTAAAGAACAGCTGGAAGCCATGAAAAACGGGGACTTTACGGAACAGGAAATGGAGCAGACCAAAGCAGTCATAAAAAATCAGCTTCTGGAGACTGTTGATACAGCCCGCGGGATTGTCGAAGTCCTCTATCATAATGTTGTGTCAGGCAAAGAAATTACGCTTCAAACCTGGATGGATGAAATGGATAAGGTAACTAAAGAGGAGATTGCCGAAACAGCTAAGAAGGTCAGTTTGGATACAGTGTATTTCCTGACAGGAAAGGAGGCGGGCAAGTAATGGAAAAAATCACTTTTGACCAGCTTCAGGAAGAGCTGTATTATGAAAGCCTCGAAAATGGGCTGGATGTATATATTTTGCCGAAAAAGGGTTTTAACAAGACCTATGCCACGTTTACAACGAAATATGGTTCGATCGACAATCATTTCCTGCCCCCTGGAAAAGGTGAATTTGTAAAAGTTCCAGATGGGATTGCCCATTTTTTGGAGCACAAGCTTTTTGAAAAAGAAGATGGCGATGTATTCCAGCAATTCAGCAAGCAGGGAGCATCAGCTAATGCCTTTACTTCTTTTACAAGGACGGCTTATTTATTCTCCAGCACATCCAATGTAGAGTTGAACCTTGAGACGCTGATTGATTTTGTGCAGGATCCTTATTTTACAGAAAAGACTGTTGAAAAAGAGAAAGGCATCATCGGTCAGGAAATCACCATGTATGATGACAATCCTGACTGGCGCTTATATTTTGGCCTGATCGAAAATATGTACAAAAACCATCCGGTTAAAATCGATATCGCAGGTACGATCGAGTCCATTTCCCATATCACGAAAGATATGCTGTATGAATGCTATGAAACCTTCTACCATCCAAGCAACATGCTTCTGTTCATCGTCGGACCCGTTAATCCGGATCAGATTATGTCCCAGGTGAGGAATAATCAAAGCAAGAAGAATTATAAAGAGTTGCCGGAAATAAAACGCCAATTCGAAGAAGAGCCTGCTGAAGCGGCCGAAAAGAAAAAAGTTCTTGAGATGAATGTTCAGACATCAAAGTGCCTTGTTGGGATAAAGAGCAGTAATGCAAACCAGTCCGGCAAGGAAATGCTTAAAAATGAACTGAGTCTGAATGTGCTGCTGGATATCTTATTCGGTAAAAGCTCTGAGCACTACAGCTCACTGTATAATGCAGGATTAATTGATGACACGTTCTCTTTTGATTATACACAGGAAGAGGGCTTTGGTTTTGCCATGGTGGGCGGGGACACAAATGATCCTGACCGTTTGGCAGAAACATTGAAAAAGATGCTGCTGGATGCAAGGGAAAAGGGAGCTATTTCACAGGAAACACTTGATAGGACAAAGAAGAAGAAAATAGGCGCATTCCTGCGTGCCGTCAATTCACCTGAATATATAGCCAATCAATTTACCCGGTATGCTTTTAATGAGATGGATTTGTTTGATGTAGTGCCGACGCTTGAAAGCATTACGCTTGAGGATGTGGAAAATGCTGCTGGTAATTTGATAAGCGAAGAACGGTTTACGGTTTGTCAGGTTGTGCCTAAGAAATAAAAAGCTGTTTCAGCAGAGCGCCATAAAAAGGCGCTTTGCTTTTTTTGAGGAGTGTATGAAATGAGAAAATTTGCGTTAATAACTGGAGCGAGCGGAGGAATCGGCCAGGAAATCAGCATCAAACTGGCGGAGGAAGGCTATTCGCTTTATTTGCATTACAATCAAAACAAGCAGAGTATAAACAGTCTGCTGGACCGCCTGCAGACCTTTGACGGAGAATACATTCCGATCCAGGCTGACCTGTCTGTACAAGGCGGCTATAAAAAAATTATACCAAATATCTTTTCGCTTGATGCCATTATCCATAATAGCGGGTCA includes:
- a CDS encoding ABC transporter ATP-binding protein — translated: MDYVIEMLNIRKEFPGIVANDNITLQLKPGEIHALLGENGAGKSTLMNVLFGLYQPEKGDIKVKGKPVRITDPNIANDLGIGMVHQHFMLVDRFTVTENIILGKETTKSGKIDIKKAEKEVREISERYGLAVDPQAKISDISVGMQQRVEILKTLYRGAEILIFDEPTAVLTPQEIKELIQIMKTLIQEGKSIILITHKLKEIMEVCDRVTVIRKGVGIGTVNVSETNPNELASLMVGREVTFKTDKTDSKPQEQVLEIQDLHVKDSRGLGVVNKLNLNVRAGEIVGIAGVDGNGQSELIEAITGLRKSESGSIKLNGKEIMNMSPRKVTEKGVGHIPQDRHKHGLVLDFPIGENMVLQTYYKAPFSKKGVLNFKEIYSKAKKLIKEFDVRTPSEYTLARALSGGNQQKAIIGREIDRNPDLLIAAQPTRGLDVGAIEYIHKRLIEQRDQGKAVLLISFELEEIMNVSDRIAVIYEGEIVAVVDPKQTTEQELGLLMAGSKRKEAGGENHV
- a CDS encoding ABC transporter permease, yielding MSNRMKNIVVPLVAVLLGVLVGTIIMIATGYNAGSAFIALWNGAFGEIYYTGEVVRQVTPYILAGLAVAFAFRTGLFNIGVEGQLIVGWLAAVWVGVAFELPKFIHLPLAVLAAAAAGALWAFIPGLLKAKFKVHEVIVTIMMNYVALHVTNYIIRTVLSEKSDRTEMIADSASLRSPFLEGLTDYSRLHWGILIALACVFIMWFLLEKTSKGYELRAVGFNQHASEYAGMSVSKNIILSMVISGAFAGLAGAMEALGTFGYAAIKGGFTGVGFDGIAVALLGGNGPIGIIFAALLFGSLKVGALNMPLEAGVPNELVDIIIALIVFFVAASYMIRIFIDRISKKGVK
- a CDS encoding DNA translocase FtsK, with product MAKRKKRKSKKNETLKRTMKFELIALIILALAVISIAKLGAVGKATVLFFRFFMGEWYMLSLIGLVIFSGYLMWKRALPYLFHTKLIGIYLIISSLLLLSHVTLFQLLSNGGKFDDPSVIANTWELFRMEVRGETSTTDLGGGMLGAIFFALFYYLFDEAGSKIVAFLLIIIGFVLITGKTFGDAAGKMMAAMLNFCKKQWAAFIDDMKEWKQKSRDRREERQSRREEEQQAIQHEEESETVITINNSVEPVSEPAPEPIISSFAERAYQEDPREAASNQPQEAAETEPEDENAPPITFTEVENKDYELPPIRLLKLPRQTDQSGEYELIHANAAKLERTFQSFGVKARVTQVHLGPAVTKYEVHPDVGVKVSKIVSLNDDLALALAAKDIRIEAPIPGKSAIGIEVPNSEVAMVSLREVIESKQNDKPDSKLLIGLGRDITGEAVLAELNKMPHLLVAGATGSGKSVCINGIITSILMRAKPHEVKLMMIDPKMVELNVYNGVPHLLAPVVTNPKKAAQALQKVVSEMERRYELFSHTGTRNIEGYNEYVKRHNAEEKAQQPLLPYIVVIVDELADLMMVASSDVEDAITRLAQMARAAGIHLIIATQRPSVDVITGVIKANIPSRIAFAVSSMTDSRTILDMGGAEKLLGRGDMLFLPVGASKPVRVQGAFLSDEEVEEIVDFVIGQQKAQYQEEMIPEDIPEAAGEVDDDLYEEAVELILEMQTASVSMLQRRFRIGYTRAARLIDEMEARGIVGPYEGSKPRAVLQGKPSEEASS
- the yfmF gene encoding EF-P 5-aminopentanol modification-associated protein YfmF; this encodes MAVISESVKAMNGYKLHVVKTEKYKTNTLVWKMKAPLEKDTVTLRSLLPHVLQSSSSSYPATGKLRSYLDELYGATLFVDLAKKGEYHVITISVEIANEQFLSDPTPLLKKAFQFLSEILTKPNVQGGAFDQDTVEKEKRTLKQRIQSVYDDKMRYSNFRLVQEMCKDEPYALHVNGEKEDVDKITPDSLYEYYQQAMAQDELDLYVIGDVDEADAESYAGELLSFEERTPQTAPASAGRAKESVNEVREEQDVKQGKLNIGYRTNVVYGDPDYYALQVFNGIFGGFSHSKLFLNVREKASLAYYVASRLESHKGLMMVMSGIDNSNYDQAVNIIKEQLEAMKNGDFTEQEMEQTKAVIKNQLLETVDTARGIVEVLYHNVVSGKEITLQTWMDEMDKVTKEEIAETAKKVSLDTVYFLTGKEAGK
- a CDS encoding YlzJ-like family protein yields the protein MILYTMMPQELIYQNEQDDFGKQKIVSYEGIPLLVEMNAGQECRILRIMSSDPTHYMDERYTPGSMITLTQLS
- a CDS encoding GntR family transcriptional regulator — protein: MSIKSDNRHLYLQVIDRLKQDIEDGVYKEKEKLPSEFDLAKQLGVSRATLREALRILEEENVIIRRHGVGTFVNAKPLFTSGIEQLNSVTNMILQAGMKPGTVFLSSVTMGPTEDDIRRFSCSLDQEIAVIERVRTANGEPVVYCVDKVPENILPDTFSHEQESILNMLEEEANRKITYAVAQIEPIGYHEKISPILECDPETALLVLKQMHFDEADTPILYSVNYFRADKFSFHVLRKRI
- a CDS encoding ABC transporter permease, translating into MGLMEILLIIIPSTLLWAAPLIFTGLGGNFSESSGVVNIGLEGLMVIGAFTAIVFNLTFVDVFGSMTPWVALLAAMVVGALLSILHAVASITFRADQVVSGVAINLLAIGAALFLVKFIYGKGQTDIIQKGFSKVDIPFLSDLPLIGKLFFSNTYYTSFAAIAVAFLAWFVMFKTPFGLRLRAVGEHPMAADTMGINVTRMRYIGVLISGALAGIGGGVYAQSISSDFGHATISGQGFMALAALIFGKWHPLGVMGAALFFGFAQSLSIIGSSLPFLENIPNVYLLIAPYVLTILALTGFIGRADAPKASGTPYIKGKR
- a CDS encoding BMP family lipoprotein, whose product is MKKRKFGLALSLVLAAGTILGACGKSEEKGGETAGGDEKEKAFSVAMVTDVGGVDDKSFNQSAWEGLQAFGEENGLEKGKGGFDYLQSQSDADYSTNLNTLARQDFNLVFGIGFLMEGAINEIAQQQKDAHFGIVDAVVDQPNVASIMFKEQEAAFLAGVAAAKATKENKIGFIGGMEIPVIERFESGFLAGVQAVNPDIKVEVQYAGAFDKAELGQTIASKMYSSGVDVIFHAAGGTGNGLFKEARDLKKKDPARELWAIGVDSDQTAEGVVEIDGKEHNVILTSALKRVDNAVKDLSTKAKDGSFPGGETTTYGLAEDGVGLAPINPEVSAKAEIEGAVKEWQEKIKSGDLTVPSTKDELASFSAE